Part of the Pseudomonas lijiangensis genome is shown below.
TCATGGATTCCTCTACCATGGCATCGGACGGCCAGTGGCGGGGCATTGTAAGGTGACCGCCGCCTGATTAGACTGCGCCGCTAACACCAACAGCCCTTACCAAGGACTTTTATGATCAAGAAATGCTTGTTCCCAGCAGCCGGTTACGGCACTCGCTTTTTGCCAGCGACCAAGGCCATGCCCAAGGAAATGCTGCCGGTGGTCAACAAGCCACTGATCCAATACGGTGTGGAAGAAGCGCTTGCAGCTGGTCTGAATGAGATCTCCATCGTCACCGGTCGCGGCAAGCGCGCACTGGAAGACCATTTCGACATCAGCTACGAGCTGGAACACCAGATCAAGGGTACGGATAAAGAGAAGTACCTGGTTGGTATTCGCAAGCTGATCGACGAGTGCAGCTTCTCCTACACTCGCCAGACCGAAATGAAAGGCCTGGGTCACGCGATCCTCAGCGGTCGTCCTCTGATCGGCAAGGAAGCGTTCGCCGTTGTTCTGGCGGACGACCTGTGTGTGAACCTCGATGGCGACGGCGTACTGGCCCAGATGGTCAAGCTGCACAACCATTACGGCTGCTCGATCATCGCGATCCAGGAAGTCGATCCGCAGGAAACCAACAAGTACGGCGTCATTGCCGGTGACGAAATCAAGCCGGGCCTGTTCCGTGTCACCGACATGGTCGAGAAGCCGAAGCCTGAAGACGCTCCATCGAACATGGCGATCATCGGTCGTTACATTCTGACGCCGGACATCTTCGAGAAAATCGAACAGACCGCTCCAGGCAAAGGCGGCGAGATCCAGATCACCGACGCCCTGATGAAGCAGGCTGCCGAAGGCAACGTGCTGGCCTACAAGTTCAAGGGCCAGCGTTTCGACTGCGGCGGCGCAGAAGGCTATATCGAAGCAACCAACTTCTGCTTCGAGCACTTCTACAAAACGGGCAAGGCTTACTGATTCACGCTCGCACGCTTCAAGACAAGGCCACCTTCGGGTGGCCTTGTCGTTTTCTGACTGACCGTTTAGCGGTTATGCTGGCCCATCGCTAAGGAGACAGTAATGGCTTACGACTTCGATCTTTTTGTAATTGGTGCCGGTTCCGGCGGTGTCAGGGCGGCGCGTTTTGCCGCCGGTTTCGGTGCGCGAGTGGCCGTGGCCGAAAGTCGCTATCTGGGCGGCACATGCGTCAATGTGGGCTGCGTGCCCAAGAAGCTTCTGGTGTACGGTGCGCATTACTCCGAAGATTTCGAGCAGGCCAAAGGCTTTGGCTGGTCGCTGGGCGAGGCGCAATTCGACTGGGCCACGCTGATCGCCAACAAGGACCGCGAAATCAATCGCCTCAACGGCATCTACCGCAATCTGCTGGTCAACAGCGGCGTCACGCTGCTGGAAGGTCATGCCCGTATCACCGGGCCGCAGCGCGTTGAAATAAACGGCCAGAGCTACAGTGCCGAACGCATTCTGATTGCGACCGGTGGCTGGCCACAGGTGCCTGACGTGCCGGGGCGCGAGCATGCCATTACCTCCAATGAAGCCTTCTATCTCAAGGAACTGCCCAAGCGCGTGACCGTGGTCGGCGGTGGCTACATTGCTGTCGAGTTCGCTTCGATCTTCAACGGTCTGGGTGCCGACACCACGCTGCTCTATCGCGGCGATCTGTTCCTGCGCGGTTTCGATGGCGGCGTGCGTGCTCACCTGCATGAAGAGCTGGTGAAGCGAGACATGAATGTGCGTTTCAACAGCGATATCGAGGGTATCGAAAAGCAGGCCGATGGCAGCCTGTTGTTGTCCCTCAAGGATGGCAGCAGCCTGGAGACGGACTGTGTGTTCTACGCCACGGGTCGCCGCCCCATGCTCGACAATCTCGGGCTGGAAAGCGTCAACATCAAGCTGGACGAGCGCGGCTACATTGAAGTCGACGAGCATTATCAGAGCAGCGAGCCTTCGATCCTGGCCATTGGCGATGTAATCGGTGGCGTGCAACTGACGCCGGTTGCGCTGGCCGAAGGCATGGCCGTGGCCCGTCGCCTGTTCAAGCCTGAGCAATATCGCCCGGTGGATTACAACCATATTCCGACGGCGGTCTTCAGCCTGCCGAACATTGGTACTGTTGGCCTGACCGAAGAAGACGCCATCAAGGCCGGGCATCAGGTGCAGATTTTCGAGAGCCGTTTCCGCCCCATGAAACTGACCCTGACCGACGTTCAGGAGAAGACGTTCATGAAACTGGTGGTCGACGCCCAGACCGACCGCGTGCTGGGTTGCCACATGGTAGGGCCGGATGCTGGCGAGATCGTTCAGAGCCTGGCAATCGCCCTGAAGGCAGGCGCGACCAAGCAGATCTTCGACGATACCATCGGCGTACACCCGACCGCCGCGGAAGAGTTTGTGACGATGAGGACGCCGGTTTCGCGGGCGCTGTAACACCTCTTGCAGCTTGGAGCTTGTAGCTTGGCGCCCGCTACAAGCCGCAAGCTTCAAGCTGCAAGCTGCAAGCGATTTTGCGGCGCGCCTAATATTCGCATTTTTCATAATTAGCTTATAAGAAAATGTGCTTTTTAATGATTTTGTTATGCGCTTAGTCTTGTCTGACAGGTTTCAAGTCATTCAGGAGCAATACCATGAGCAACGTCAGCGCTTTGCCAGTCCAGCAAGGGACTCCAGGCCCGGAAAAGTCAGGCAGTGTCCGGGATCGGGTTTCGCCAGAGGAGTGGGAAGTGCGGGTCAAGCTGGCGGCGGCTTATCGTCTGGCAGCCCTCAAGCGCTGGACCGATCACATCTACACCCATTTCTCCGCACGGGTTCCAGGCCCGGACGAGCACTTTCTGATCAATGCATTCGGTCTGTTGTTCGATGAAATCACGGCCTCGAATCTGGTCAAGGTCGATCTCGATGGCACCATCGTCGACGATCCCACAGGACTCGGCATCAACTACGCCGGTTACGTGATTCACAGCGCAATCCATGGCGCACGCCCCGATCTTCAGGCGGTGCTGCATACCCATACCCGTGACGGCATTGCGGTGTCTGCACAGAAGGACGGCCTGTTGCTGATTTCCCAGCATTCGCTGGCTTTCTCGGGTCGAGTGGCTTATCACGGTTATGAAGGCATCGCCTTGAACCTGGACGAGCGTGAGCGGCTGGTGGGCGACCTGGGCGACAAGAGCGTGATGATCCTGCGCAACCACGGTTTGCTGACGGCCGGGGTGAGTGTCGAGCATGCCTTTCAGCAACTGCACTCCCTGGAATACGCCTGCAATATTCAGATCGCCGCCCAGGCCGCAGGCAATGCGGAACTGGTCTTCCCGCCCGCAGAAGTGATCGCCACCGTCGAGAGTCAGGCCAAGGCCATCAAGGATGGTAACGGGCCGGGTGTGGCCAGGCACTGGAATGCGCTTATCCGTCAGCTTGAGCGCACCGATACCGACTACAAGACCTGATGTCGTGTGCTGACTGCAAATCACGGGACATTGCCCCTCTTGGGTGATGCTCGTTTTCAATTGTTGGTGTAGTGTGCGCACCCAAAACAAGGGGCGCATGCATGCAAAACCTGCTGAACGAAATTCTTGATGAAGTCAGACCCTTGCTCGGCCAGGGCAAGGTCGCCAATTACATTCCTGCGCTGGGTGAAGTTCGCCCCGATCAATTGGGTATCGCGGTCTATAGCAACAGCGGCGAAGTGTTCCATGCCGGTGATGCTGCCACGCCGTTTTCGATCCAGAGTATCTCCAAGGTCTTCAGCCTGGTGCAGGCCATCGGACATTCCGGCGAGGACATCTGGAAGCGCCTGGGGCATGAGCCTTCCGGTCAGCCTTTCAACTCGCTGGTCCAGCTGGAGTTCGAGCGGGGCAGGCCGCGCAACCCGTTCATCAACGCCGGGGCGCTGGTGATCTGCGATATCAATCAGGCGCGCTTCGCTGCCCCCGCGCTGTCCATGCGTGACTTCGTGCGACGTCTGTGCGGCAACCCGACCATCATTTCCGATGCCAAGGTCGCGGAGTCCGAATACCAGCACCGTTCCCGCAATGCGGCTGCGGCCTACCTGATGAAGTCCTTCGACAACTTCAATGGCGACGTCGAAGACGTGCTGCGCAGTTATTTCCATCATTGCGCCCTGAGCATGAACTGCATCGATCTGGCGCGTGCCTTCGGTTTTCTGGCCAATCAGGGTTTCTGTACCCACAGCGGCGAGCAGATTCTGACGGCACGCCAGGCCACGCAACTGAACTCGATCATGGCCACCAGCGGTCTTTACGACGAAGCCGGCAACTTTGCCTATCGGGTCGGCCTGCCGGGCAAGAGTGGCGTGGGTGGTGGTATTGTTGCCGTGGTGCCGGGACGTTTTTCTGTTTGTGTCTGGTCCCCGGAATTGAACGCGGCGGGCAATTCGCTGGTCGGTATGGCAGCGCTGGAAAAGCTGAGTGCGAGGATTGAATGGTCTGTGTTCTAGACCTGTATCGAGAGAGGTAAGCAATTGAAGGGAGTGAAGTCTGGAACGCTCATGATGAGCCTTGCATTGGCGCTTGCCGGATGCAGCAGCCAGCGGGTTCAAGAGCCGGAATTGAGCCCTGATCAGGCGCGGGCGCAGATCGTGCGCCTGATGCCGCCCAAGACTCCGGATCGTCAGGAGTGGGCAGGCGATATCTATGCCGCGTTCGTGGCGCAGAGAATCGATCTGACCCCCGAGAACCTGTGTTCCGTGCTGGCGGTGACCGAGCAGGAATCCACTTATCAGGTTGATCCGACAGTGCCGGGAATGGCGAAGATCGCCCGTGCCGAGATCGATCGGCGTGCCTCGCGGCTGCATATTCCGGCGGCGCTGGTCAACGCAGCCCTGCGGATCCGTTCGCCCAGTGGCAAAACCTATGGCGCGCGGCTGGATGCGGCTCGTACCGAGAAGGAACTGAGCGCCATTTTCGATGACTTCATCGGCATGGTGCCCCTTGGGCAGACCCTGTTCGGCAATTTCAATCCGGTGCGCACGGGCGGGCCGATGCAGGTCAGCATTGCCTTCGCCGAAAAGCAGGCGGCCAATTATCCCTATGCGGTCGATGGTTCCATTCGCCGGGAAGTCTTCACCCGTCGCGGCGGCATGTACTTCGGTATCGCCCATCTGCTGGGTTACCCGGCCAGCTACACGCAGTCGATCTACCGTTTCGCGGATTTCAATGCCGGCTGGTACGCCAGCCGCAATGCCGCTTTCCAGAATGCGGTCAGCCGTGCCACGGGGATCGAGCTGGCGCTGGATGGCGACCTGATTCGCTATGATTCGACGTCTCCGGGCGCTACGGAGCTTGCGGTTCGCACGTTGGGTGATCGCCTGGACATGAGCAATTCGGCCATCTGGAATCAGCTCAAGCAGGGCGACACGTTCGAGTTCGAGGAAACCCGGCTTTATACCCGTGTCTTCGAGCTGGCCCAGAAGACTCAGGGCAAGCCGCTGCCCCGCGCCGTATTGCCCGGCATTGTCCTGAAAAGTCCGAAGATTACCCGCAAGCTGACAACGGCCTGGTTTGCCGAGCGCGTCGATGAGCGACGCGAACGCTGCATGCAGCGTTCTTCGGCAGGCGTTTGAAGCGTTCAGGGAAAGGCTTGCAGTTTCTCAATGGTCATGGCGTCCGGCTCACCCTCGAAGAAGGTGTCCAGCACCTCCTGGAACAAGGGATGTTCCGGTGCCGCGGCTGCAAACAGGGTCATGCTTGAATGCAGCTTGAGATCATCCGGGGAGCCGAAAATCTGTCGGGCCGAACGCTGCACCTGAGGTGCGATGGTTTTTGCACACAGCTCCAGACGCGGCCCCAGCAGCGGGTGCCGCAAATAGGCCCGGGCTTCATCGAGGCCGCTGATGGCATAGCGCTGCGCCATGGCGCTGTGTCCAAGGCCCCTGATCTGCGGAAATACAAACCACATCCAGTGACTGCGCTTTCTGCCGGCTTCGAGTTCGGCCAGTGCCTGCCGGAAAACCGGCTCCTGAGCGTCGACGAAGCGTTGCAGGTCGTAAGCATCGTGCATGATGTGCCTCTTTTTCACGTTGGGCCGGGGCCGTTTTGTGATATCAGGCCTGCTCTCAATCCATTCCTGTTTCAAGAGTTCCTGTACGCATGTCCCTTGTCCCTCGTTTGACTTCCTTCCTGCAACAGGCCGTCCGTGCCATGCAACTAGTCTGGACCACTTCACGAGCCTTGTCCCTCGGGCTGGTGCTGGCGACTCTGATTGCCGGTCTGCTGCCTGCACTGGCCGCCTGGCTGGGCCAGCGCATCGTCGACTCGGTGCTGGCTGCCATCGAACTCAATACGGCCACCGGCGATGCGCCGCTGTGGCCGGTCTTGCGTTATGTCTTGCTTGAGGCGGGCGTGCTGGCGCTGCTGGCCGCTGCTCAACGGGCGTTATCGGTTCAGCAGGCCTTGTTGCGGGTGCAGCTTGGGCAGAAGGTCAACACCCTGATTCTGGAGAAGGCCCAGACCCTTTCGTTGTTGCAGTTCGAGGATTCGGAGTTTTACGACAAGCTGGTGCGGGTCCGGCGCGAGGCGTCGGTGAGGCCGCTGGCGCTGGTTACCAAATCCCTCGGGTTGATGCAGAACCTGATTGCCCTGATGGGCTTCGCTGTGTTGCTGGTGCATTTCTCGCCCTGGGCTCTGTTGATTCTGGTGCTGGGCGCATTGCCGGTGTTCTTTGCCGAGGCGCATTTTTCGGGCAATGCCTTCCGGCTGTTTGCGCGCCGCGCCCCTGAAACCCGCAAGCAGAATTACATCGAAGCGCTGCTCTCCAATGAGGTTCACATCAAGGAGGTCAAGCTGTTCGGTTTTGCGCCGCTGCTGCTCAAGCGCTACCGGGATACCTTCGAGCGCCTGTATGCCGAAGACCGACAACTGACCATCCGCCGCGATGGCTGGGGTTTCCTGCTGGGATTACTGGGCACCGCAGCTTTTTACCTGACGTATGCCTGGGTGATTGTCGATGCCGTGCACGGGCGTATCACGCTTGGGCAAATGACCATGTATCTGGTGCTGTTCAAGCAGGGCCAGACTGCTGTGAGCAGCAGCCTGATGGCAATCAGCGGTCTGTACGAGGATGGGCTGTATCTGGCGGACCTCTACGAATACCTGGGGCAGCCGGTCCAGCCAGCTTCCGGCAGCCTGACCCAGGGCGTTTTGCCCGGCGATGGCCTGCGTTTCGAAGCGGTGAGCTTCAGCTATCCGGGTGCAAGTCAGGCGGCGCTGGAGAATATCGATCTGCACCTGGCGCCCGGTCGCAGCGTTGCGCTGGTGGGGGCCAATGGTTCGGGCAAGACTACGTTGATCAAGCTGCTGACTCGCCTTTATCGACCGGATCAGGGCCGCATCCTGCTCGATGGCAGCGATTTGCAGGAGTGGGACGAAGATGCCTTGCGTACCCGTATCGGGGTGATCTTTCAGGATTTCATCCGTTATCAGTTTCTGGTGGGCGAAAACCTTGGCGTGGGCGATATCACGGCCTTCGATGACGAGAGTCGCTGGAAGGAGGCGGCCTCTCAGGGAATGGCGGCCTCTTTCATTGCGCAGCTCGACAAGGGGTATGCCACCCAGTTGGGTCGCTGGTTCAAGGGCGGTCAGGAGCTGTCCGGAGGGCAATGGCAGAAGATCGCCTTGTCCCGCGCTTACATGCGGCGCGATGCCGACATTCTGATTCTCGATGAGCCGACCGCCGCACTGGATGCCGGAGCGGAAGCCGCGGTATTCGATCGTTTTCGCGAGTACGCCAAAGGGCGCATGACGCTGTTGATCTCCCATCGTTTTTCCAGCGTGCGCAACGCCGAGCATATCGTGGTGCTGGAGCAGGGGCGTGTGCTGGAACGTGGCGATCACGACAGTCTGATGGCGGCCGGTGGTCACTACGCAACGCTGTTCGATCTGCAGGCCGAAGGCTATCGCTAAGCGCTCTGCCATGCAGGTGTTGGCCGGCGGACACCAACAAAACACTTGCAGCGCCTGGGCTGAGGGCGTTTTATAGGGCCTCTTTGCCAGGCGCCGGAGCGCGCTCGTTTTTATCTGAACCAGACGGAGACATCGATGCAATTTCGTTCATTGGGCAAGACCGATATCTCGGTCAGCGCCATCGCGCTGGGCACCATGACCTGGGGCGAGCAAAACACCGAAGCCCAGGCTTTCGAGCAGATTCAGCTGGCCAAAAAGGCTGGCGTCAACTTCATCGACACCGCCGAGATGTACCCGGTGCCGCCACGCGGGGAAACCTACACCAAGACCGAAAGCATCATCGGCGAATACTTCAAGAAGTACGGTGATCGCAAGGATTGGGTGCTGGCCAGCAAGGTGGCCGGTCCTGGCCGCATGGAGCATATCCGCAATGGCAACCCGCGCCTGGATCGCGCCAATATCACCGCAGCGCTGGAGGGCAGCCTCAAGCGTCTGAACACCGATTATCTGGATCTGTACCAACTGCACTGGCCGGATCGCAAGACCAATTTCTTCGGCGTGCTGGGCTATCAGCATGACCCGGACGATTCGGCGGTGGAAATCGAAGAAACCCTGTCGGTGCTGAACGACCTGGTCAAGGCTGGCAAGATCCGTCATTTCGGTCTGTCCAACGAAACCCCGTGGGGCACCCAGCGGTTCCTGCATCTGGCCGAAACCCATGGTCTGCCGCGTGCCGTTTCCATCCAGAACCCGTACAACCTGCTTAATCGCAGCTTCGAAATCGGCCTGGCGGAAATCGCGATTCGCGAGCAGATCGGTCTGCTGGCCTATTCGCCACTGGCGTTTGGTGTGCTTGCAGGCAAATACCTCGACGGCGCGCGTCCGGCTGATGGTCGTCTGACGCTGTTCGAGCGTTTCCAGCGTTACAACAATCCGCAGGCCGTGGGTGCTACCGCGCAGTACGTGGCACTGGCTCGCCAGCATGGCCTGGACCCGGCACAAATGGCCCTGGCCTATGTCACCAGCCGCCCGTTCGTGACCAGCAACATCATCGGTGCGACCACGCTTGAGCAACTGGCCGTCAACCTGGCGAGCATCGATGTCTCGTTGTCCGATGAGGTTGTTGCCGGTATCGAAGCTATTCATGTCGGGCAACCCAACCCGGCACCGTAACATTCAGCCCCCTCCCGGCCTGTGGAAGTAATGCCGATCAGTTAAGGCAATAAATCACTTTGTGGGAGGCAGCTTGCTGGCGACTTCAGCGTATAGACGCAGAATATCTGCCGGTTTTCAGGCCTTTTTCGCCAGCAAGCTGCCTCCTACAAGTTTGTGTGCGCCTTAACAGATCAGCATTGACGATTCGCTTGTGCGCGTGAAAACGCATTTGTAGCTTCTTATGCATTAATGGTATTTAAAAACTTACAGTTAATGGCATTAAGCTATAAGGCATCGGACCACCGGAGAACCTAATTACGTATCGATGAACGCTACCGTCCGCCGCACGGATCGCTCGTTGTTACCCGGGCAGAGAGGCCCGGGTCAGGGATTTAAAAGGGGAGCGGTATGGGGAGCTTTAAACGACACGTGCTGGGGACGGCCATTTTGTCAGCCAATTTGCTGACTGCCGGAACCTGGAGCGCCGCAGCACTGGCCGAGGAGGCCAAGGAAGAAAGCAAGACGCTCGATGCCGTCATCGTGACCGGTACGCGGGCTCAGGAGCGTACTGCAAGCGCTTCGTTGTCACCCATCGATGTCATTTCCGGCGACAGCCTGCGCAATTCCGGTTCTGGAGAGCTGGGTGCGGTACTGGCTCGTCTTATTCCTTCGATCAACTTTCCACGTCCCAGTCTGGTGGATGGCGCCGAGCTGACGCGTCCTGCGCAATTGCGTGGCCTGTCGCCTGATCAGGTGCTGGTGCTGGTCAATGGCAAGCGTCGTCATACATCGGCCTTCGTCAACCTGGGTGGCGCGGTCGGGCGCGGTTCGGCGCCGGCCGATCTGAACGCTATTCCTTTGTCGGCCATCGATCACATCGAAGTGCTGCGTGACGGTGCCTCGGCACGTTATGGCTCGGATGCCATCGCCGGGGTTATCAACGTCATCCTCAAGGAAGGCGACCATGGCGGTTCGATTTCCACTCAGTACGGCCAGTACAAGAAGGGTGACGGGATCAAGCGCAATATCTCGGGTAACACGGGTTTCGCCCTGGGCAGCAATGGCTTCCTCAACCTTTCCGGTGAGGGCGCAAACAACGACTATACCGACCGTGCCGGCAATGACCTTCGCCCTGCAAGCGTCGGCTCTACCACCTACGGCCAGCATGTCTTCCGTCAGGGTGAGCCGGAAACCGAAGAGGGCAAGATCCAGTTCAATGGCGGCTACAGCTTCAGCGATGCTGCCGAGTTCTACAGCTTTGGTGGTTACAGCAAGCGTCGCGGAGAAACAGCGGCGTTCTACCGGGCCAGTAACGCCTCGAACAACATCCCTGCCATTTTCCCCAATGGTTACCTGCCGCTGATTCACGGCACTCTGGAGGACACTTCTCTGGTGGCGGGCCTGCGTGGCGAGCTTGCCAATAACTGGCATTACGACCTGTCCGCCAACTACGGCAAGAACTCCTACGAGTTGCGCACCAAGACCATCAACACCTCTCTGGGTCTGGCCACTCCTCGATCGTTCTACAACGGCACGCTGACCAATGACCAGAAGCAGCTCAGCCTGGATCTGTCCCGTGAGTTCAGTGCGGCTTGGTTGCCATATCCGGTGTCGGTGGCATTCGGTGCCGAGTATCTGCATCAGGGTTATCAGATCGAGGCGGGGCAGGCCGAGTCCTATTTCCAGACCGGCAGTTCCGGGCTTGGCGGTTTCCGTGCGGCGGATGCGGGCAGCTATTCGCGGCATAACTTTGCCCAGTACCTGGACCTGGAAACCAATATCACCGAGAAGCTTGGCGTTTCGGCGGCCGTACGTCGCGAGGACTACAGCGACTTCGGCTCCAATACCAGCGGTTCGGTTTCGGCGCGTTATGATTTCACGCCGCAGGTCGCATTGCGCGGCAGTATTTCGACAGGGTTCCGTGCGCCGTCGCTGGCTCAGCAGAACTTTACCTACACGTCGTCACAACTGATCGGTAACACCATTCAGGAGGCGGGAACATTCCCGGCCAGCAGCAATGTGGCGCAACTTCTGGGTGCCGAAGACCTCAAGGCCGAGAAGTCCCGCAACTACAGCCTGGGGTTGGTGCTCAAGCCGCTGGACAACCTGACCGTGACGGCGGACGTCTACCGTATCGACATCCGTGACCGTATCTCGCTGTCCTCAAACCTGGTCCTCAACAACGCTGCAACCAGCTATTTGCAGGCCAATGGCGTCACTGACATCAATTACACCAGCGTTCGCTACTTCACCAATGCCACCGACACCAGCACCGATGGTGTCGATCTGGTTGCCAACTACCGCTACCAATTCGATAACGGTGTGGATTGGAACAGCACCCTGGGCTACAACTACAACCACACCAAGGTCACCAGCGTAAAAGCCAACCCTTCGGTGCTGGACCAGTTGGGTGTCAACCTGGTGCGTGTAGACCGTCGCGAGCGAATCGGTCTGCTGGGGGATACCACGCCGGAGCACAAACTCACCCTGGCCAACGATTTCACGATCGGCAACTGGACGCTGCACTCCAACCTGGTGCGTTATGGCGAGTTCACCAGCTATCAGGCTGCTGAAGTCAACGACCAGACCTTCAAGGCGGCCTGGCTGCTGGATCTGGCAGTGGATTACAAGCTCAAGAACTGGGTCTTCACAGTGGGTGGCGACAATGTTACCGATGAATACCCCGAGAAGCTGAACGAGTTTGCGTCCAGTGGCGGCAACCTGGCTTACAGCACCTTTTCACCTTATGGGTATAGCGGCGCGTTTTACTACGCACGTGCCACCTACAACTGGTAACAGTTGAGTTGTAAAAAAAACGCTCCCGCTTATGGCGGGAGCGTTTTTTTGTAAGGGATTTACCCCTGCCGGACGACAGGGGAACGTGAAGGCTGTCAGCTACCTTGAAGCGGCTTGGCATCCTGGAAGAAGTAGTCTTTCCACGACTCCGGCTTGTTCTTGATCGCACCGACGCGATACAGGAATTCGGCCAGCGGATACGTGTTCTTCGGGGTGATGGTGAACTGGAATTCCGGTTTGTCGATGATCTGCAGCAGTTCTGCACGATCGATCTTTGCCTTGGTGACGCGGATGTAGGTATCGGCCGCAGCGCCGATGTCCTTGCGAACGAATGCTTCGGCTTCCGACAGGGCTTCAATGAAGGCCTTGTAGGTCTTCGGGTTTTCCTTGCGGAATTTCTCGGTGGCGAACAGTACGGTCGGCGAGTTGGGCCCCAGCAGGTCGTAGGTGTTGAGTACGACATGCACGCCGGGGTTTTTCAGTTCCTGTTCCTGGAAGGGCGGGTTCGAGAAGTGTCCGGTCAGTTCGGTGCCTCCGGCAATCAGGCTGGCAGCGGCGTCTGGATGCGGCAGGCTGACGGTGTATTTGTCCAGGCGGGCGTATTCCTTGTCACCCCATTGTTTGGCGGCTGCATATTGCAGGTAGCGCGACTGTACGGAAACGCTCACGGCCGGCACGGCAATGCGGTCCTTCTCCGTGAAGTCGGCGATGGTCTTGACTTTGGGATTGTTGCTGACCAGGTAATACGGGAAGTTACCTAGCGAAGCGACGGCCTTGACGTTCTGTTTGTCTTTGGTGCGGTCCCAGATGGTCAGCAGCGGGCCGACACCGGCACCTGCGATATCGATGGAGCCTGACAGCAAGGCATCGTTTACCGCCGAGCCACCGGAGAGCTGGGTCCAGTCGACCTTGATCTCCAGACCTTCTTCCTTGCCGTGCTTCTCGATCAGGTTCTGGTCGCGCACGACGTTGAGCAGCAGATAGACGATGCCGAACTGCTCGGCGATCCGTATTTCACCTTCGGCCTGCGCGGTGGCAGGCATTATCAATGCGCCGGACATCAGTGCTGCACCCAGGCCGATGGCGGTTGCCAGGCGAGACAGGCGTTTCGTGGGTTTGTGCATACAAGGCTCCAGCTTCCAGGGATTTATTCGGATGTGGAGTGAGCTTATATGCATAAAAAATGTTAATTAAATAACATTTAAGAATAATTATATGATGAATAAATAGTGGCTATTTATAATCGTTGCGCATGTGGTCCGGTGTTTTTCATTGACCTGGCGACGGCTTGCCCGAAGCCTTCTTCGGCTTTGGTTTTTCGCCGGGCTCGCGCAGATGTTCCAGCGCCGCTTCCTTCTTTATCAGCAGCAATTCCAGCATGCGGTTCTGTTGGCGAGTGTCCGTGAGGCTTTGCTTGAGTTCGGTGTTCTCGTCCTGACTGGTGCGCAGCCGTTCTTCGAGCAGGGCGCATTGGGTGTGTGAGTGTCGGTACTGCTCGCTGGTGCTGGCAACTTGTTGGGTGGCCTGGCTCAACAGGTCCTTCTGGTCGTTCAGTGCCCTGGTCACGTTGCGGCTTTCTGTCAGCAGCCTTTCGTTGTCCCGGTTCAACAGGGTGATTTCTTCCTGACGCATTGCCAGGCTCTGCTGGGCCTGGCGCAGCTCCATCTGGACCTGTTGGAGCTGGCCTTCGTGGCGTTGTTGCTCGCGGGTGCGCTGCTCCATGATCGAGTTGCGATAGTGCTCCAGCGCTTCCCGGGCGTGCCGGTGTTTTTCTTCCAGTGACTGAATCTGCGCGTCCTTGTCTTGCAGGCGCGCTTCCAGATCGCTGTTGGCCTGTTGCAGCCTGGCATTTTCCGTCTGCTCGCCTTGCAGCGCTTGTTGGGTGTGGAGCAGGGCGGCGCTCTGTTGTTCGAAGGCTTCGGTCTGGCGTGTCAGTCGCTCTTGCAGCTCATCGATGCGCTGCTGCGCTGTGGCGAGGTCCTGCTGCATGGCGTTGCGATGAGCGTCGTGCTCGTCGCGGGCCAGATCGATACGTTCCTGGGCCTGTTCCTG
Proteins encoded:
- a CDS encoding DUF1615 domain-containing protein, with protein sequence MMSLALALAGCSSQRVQEPELSPDQARAQIVRLMPPKTPDRQEWAGDIYAAFVAQRIDLTPENLCSVLAVTEQESTYQVDPTVPGMAKIARAEIDRRASRLHIPAALVNAALRIRSPSGKTYGARLDAARTEKELSAIFDDFIGMVPLGQTLFGNFNPVRTGGPMQVSIAFAEKQAANYPYAVDGSIRREVFTRRGGMYFGIAHLLGYPASYTQSIYRFADFNAGWYASRNAAFQNAVSRATGIELALDGDLIRYDSTSPGATELAVRTLGDRLDMSNSAIWNQLKQGDTFEFEETRLYTRVFELAQKTQGKPLPRAVLPGIVLKSPKITRKLTTAWFAERVDERRERCMQRSSAGV
- the glsB gene encoding glutaminase B yields the protein MQNLLNEILDEVRPLLGQGKVANYIPALGEVRPDQLGIAVYSNSGEVFHAGDAATPFSIQSISKVFSLVQAIGHSGEDIWKRLGHEPSGQPFNSLVQLEFERGRPRNPFINAGALVICDINQARFAAPALSMRDFVRRLCGNPTIISDAKVAESEYQHRSRNAAAAYLMKSFDNFNGDVEDVLRSYFHHCALSMNCIDLARAFGFLANQGFCTHSGEQILTARQATQLNSIMATSGLYDEAGNFAYRVGLPGKSGVGGGIVAVVPGRFSVCVWSPELNAAGNSLVGMAALEKLSARIEWSVF
- a CDS encoding DUF1810 domain-containing protein, which encodes MHDAYDLQRFVDAQEPVFRQALAELEAGRKRSHWMWFVFPQIRGLGHSAMAQRYAISGLDEARAYLRHPLLGPRLELCAKTIAPQVQRSARQIFGSPDDLKLHSSMTLFAAAAPEHPLFQEVLDTFFEGEPDAMTIEKLQAFP
- a CDS encoding class II aldolase/adducin family protein; translated protein: MSNVSALPVQQGTPGPEKSGSVRDRVSPEEWEVRVKLAAAYRLAALKRWTDHIYTHFSARVPGPDEHFLINAFGLLFDEITASNLVKVDLDGTIVDDPTGLGINYAGYVIHSAIHGARPDLQAVLHTHTRDGIAVSAQKDGLLLISQHSLAFSGRVAYHGYEGIALNLDERERLVGDLGDKSVMILRNHGLLTAGVSVEHAFQQLHSLEYACNIQIAAQAAGNAELVFPPAEVIATVESQAKAIKDGNGPGVARHWNALIRQLERTDTDYKT
- the gorA gene encoding glutathione-disulfide reductase is translated as MAYDFDLFVIGAGSGGVRAARFAAGFGARVAVAESRYLGGTCVNVGCVPKKLLVYGAHYSEDFEQAKGFGWSLGEAQFDWATLIANKDREINRLNGIYRNLLVNSGVTLLEGHARITGPQRVEINGQSYSAERILIATGGWPQVPDVPGREHAITSNEAFYLKELPKRVTVVGGGYIAVEFASIFNGLGADTTLLYRGDLFLRGFDGGVRAHLHEELVKRDMNVRFNSDIEGIEKQADGSLLLSLKDGSSLETDCVFYATGRRPMLDNLGLESVNIKLDERGYIEVDEHYQSSEPSILAIGDVIGGVQLTPVALAEGMAVARRLFKPEQYRPVDYNHIPTAVFSLPNIGTVGLTEEDAIKAGHQVQIFESRFRPMKLTLTDVQEKTFMKLVVDAQTDRVLGCHMVGPDAGEIVQSLAIALKAGATKQIFDDTIGVHPTAAEEFVTMRTPVSRAL
- the galU gene encoding UTP--glucose-1-phosphate uridylyltransferase GalU yields the protein MIKKCLFPAAGYGTRFLPATKAMPKEMLPVVNKPLIQYGVEEALAAGLNEISIVTGRGKRALEDHFDISYELEHQIKGTDKEKYLVGIRKLIDECSFSYTRQTEMKGLGHAILSGRPLIGKEAFAVVLADDLCVNLDGDGVLAQMVKLHNHYGCSIIAIQEVDPQETNKYGVIAGDEIKPGLFRVTDMVEKPKPEDAPSNMAIIGRYILTPDIFEKIEQTAPGKGGEIQITDALMKQAAEGNVLAYKFKGQRFDCGGAEGYIEATNFCFEHFYKTGKAY